The DNA segment GTCGTGCGTGGTGCTCAGCCAGCCCTGAGCCGCCGGACGCCGGTCACGGCTCCTCCCCCGCCGTCTTGAAGTCCGTCACCCGCTCCAGCAGGATCGGCTCCCACGCCCGGCGCAACTGGGTGCGCAGCAGCGCCGGGTCGCCCGGGCCGCGGCCGTCGAGGCGGTCCATCAGGCGCAGCACCGTGTCGCAGCGGGCCAGCCACAGGCCGCGCAGGCAGGGGCGGGCGCCGTACCCGGCGAGGGTGGCGGCGCGGACGGCGGCCGGGGAGCCGACGGCGACGGCGAGCCCCGCGATGTCCTCGGCGGGATCGCCGAGCGCCGCCTCGGTCCAGTCGAGGACGCCGCGCACCCGCCCGTCGGCGCTGACCACCACGTGTTCGCCGGTCAGCCCGTGGTGGGTGAGCACGGCGACGCCGGGCTGCGCGGCGAGCTGGGCGGCCCCGGCCGGGGTGAGCTGGTGCATCGGCTCGGCGTCGAACTCGTCGGCGGCGGCGAGCCGTTCGGCCGCGTGCACGGCCATCCGGCGCAGCGCCTCCAGGGAGCGCGGGGCGGCGCGCGGCACGCCGAGCGACTCGGCCTGCCGTACCGGCACCGCGCGCAGCCCGGTGAGCAGCCCGGCGAGATCGGCCTCGCCGGCCGCCGAGACCTCGTGCTCCTCGGCGGTGCCGCCGGGCACCGCGGTGTCCAGGGTGCAGGCGAGGCCGGGCGCCCAGTCGGCGTGCGCGACGCTGACCGGCACC comes from the Streptomyces sp. SUK 48 genome and includes:
- a CDS encoding aminoglycoside phosphotransferase family protein, translated to MTQAPTPTADTVRQLVRSLLKEGPDGDAPDVRPVREEHAYTWWVGTRQVLRLAPDREASARRRRELRLRALVRPHVPIAVPVSVAHADWAPGLACTLDTAVPGGTAEEHEVSAAGEADLAGLLTGLRAVPVRQAESLGVPRAAPRSLEALRRMAVHAAERLAAADEFDAEPMHQLTPAGAAQLAAQPGVAVLTHHGLTGEHVVVSADGRVRGVLDWTEAALGDPAEDIAGLAVAVGSPAAVRAATLAGYGARPCLRGLWLARCDTVLRLMDRLDGRGPGDPALLRTQLRRAWEPILLERVTDFKTAGEEP